The sequence below is a genomic window from Desulfovibrionales bacterium.
AATACCACTAATCCCCTCTTCATCTTTCCCATCCTCTTGCGAATAAGGTCATCACTTACCTCCGAGCGGCGGTCCCGAGGTTTTTGCATGTTACAGATAAGGACAAGCTACTTCTCCTCCTTTTCTTTCTTTAACGGTACATCGGGATAGATTTTAGAGTAAAGTTTTTCGTATAATGGTGAACCTGTCGTGCTGAGGTTATGGAGGGCTCCGACTGCGTTTTCCCGATCGCCTTTTTGTAGATATATGATACCGGCCCTATAGTAATAATCAGCCGCAAGCACCCCTTGACCTCTTCGGCCGTAGCAACATCCGAGATTCAATAATGCTGCGGCTTCGTCCTTATCTATTTCCAGCGCCTCTTTGTACGCACCTTCCTCATCCTCCAGCCTTCCCAGCTTTGAGTAAACAAGCCCGAGATTAAAATAGAGGCTACTGAGGATAGCGCTTGAAAGATCACTCTTGAGATGGATGGCTTTCAAATAGGCTGATTGAGCGCTGTCGTAATTTTTATTCTCATAGTATGCACGTCCTAAAAAGTAATGGGCATACGGGTCATCGGGCGCGGCCTCAATGTACAAGTTAAGGACAGATATGGCCTCTGGATATTGGCTAAGGTTGAAATATGACAAACCAAGCATATGCAGCGCATAAGTGTCTTCCGGGTCAAGTTCTATTACCATCTTATATGCGTTGACGGCCTTGGCATACTCGCCTGTTTGACAATAAGAATAAGCCAAGCGACTGTAAACGTGGATTTGACGACTACCCCTATACTGGCTCCAATCTGGAGATACAGAACCATTTGATATTAGAAATAAGAGCTTTTCGTAACATTGAATGGCTTGCTTATAATTACCAATCTTATAATATCTGGCAGCCAGATACTCTATGTATTCACCGTTGTCAGGTTCAATTTTAACAGCCTGACTTAAGGCTTTTATAGCCTTGTCGTGTTGACCAGATTTCTCGCAAGATCGTCCAAGACAATAGTAAGTCTCCGCTAAAATATCCGGGGAAGCCATTGGATTGGCCTTTAGCTTATCAACTATTTCCTGCAAAGTCTTGGCGGCGTCTTTCTGATGTCCAGTGTTTAGATATGCAAAGTATATCATAACCGAGGTTTGTCTTCGGGGATTTTTTGCGGTCGCGAGAAACGCTTGACGGGCTTTTTGGGGATTACCAGCAACCAGATACGCCCTTCCGAGCCTTACATGATAGCGGGCATCGGGGTTAAGACCTATAGCCTTTTGGTATGCTTTAATAGCCCCGGCGTTATCCCCCGATGCAGATAGGGCTTGCCCCAGGATGTAATGGGGTTGGGCTAAGTCCGGCTTATTCCGAATAATCTTGTTACACAACTCGGTGATATATTGTACGAGTTGAGGGCAACCTACAGGTTCTTCCGGGACTAAGGGTAAGTGTACAGACAAATCTTCTAATAGAGGCAAAGCCCCAGCGTAGTCTTTGCTATTTATCTTATGTAGCGCCTCTTGATACCAGTCATAACATAATTCAGGAGTCATAGGCTCTGTCATAGGCTCTGGAGCGGGAGCTGCCTCAGGAGCGGGAGCTGCCTCAGGAGCCGGAGCTGCCTCAGGAGCCGGAGCTTCGGCTGACAATTTCACAGACGAATTCTCTTCGTTTTGTCCGGGAAGAAGGTTTGCCACATATTTAACAGGGATTGCAAAGTTAAGGTTTTGTCCGCCTTCAACAAGGAAGCTTGCGATACCAATTACTTCGCCCTTTGTGTTAAATACAGGGCTTCCACTGCTCCCCGGTGAGACAGGGGCCGTTATTTGAATAAGGCCACTTTGTCTGCGCACGCCGCTTATAATGCCATTAGAAATCGTAGTTTCATACCCAAAGGGACTTCCTATAACTATGATATCCTCGCCTATCTCTGGTTTGTAGTTTATTGCCAACCTGACCGCCGGGAGTTCTTTGCTTTCTACCTTTAAAATGGCAATGTCATTTTTTGCATCAAATATGATAAGATCCTCTATGCGAAGAACCGCGCCATTTTCCATCTTGACAAAGGACGCCGCCTCTGGTGATTTTGTTGACCCTGTCAACACATGGTAGTTGGTTGCAATAACGCCATTGGAGCCAACAATAAACCCGCTTCCTATAACATCCGCTTGTCCGTCTTTATAAGTATAAATGGTCACAACGGAGTTTTTCTGCTCCAAAACTGCGTCCGGGATTTTAGCATCGGCCAATGAAGCGATAAAAAGAAGAAAGCTGAGGATAAAGAAAAGTTGCTGTAGGTACCCCTTTCTTAGTTCTATCATCATCTCCACCCCCATTTATGTCATTTGATCCTATAAGAGTCTATTAAAACAGTCAACGAATAACTGGCTTATTGTGCTTTGAAAATTTTCGCCCCGGCGAATCTGTTCGCCCAGGTCGAAGATACGCCTTAGGCGTGCGAATCTGACTATGGTGCGACTGGTCAGGAGTGGTTCGTAAGGCAGGGCGTTAACTTAGGCGATTTTCTGGCTGGCGGATATTGCGTAGGAACAAAAGTGTAAGGCTAAAACAGGCTGTATTAGATTCCTGTGCAGCCTGCTTCCGCCTGAATTTTTGCTTCCAGGGTAACTAATAGGTAACTAAAATTAAAAGGGCTAGAAGCTCAATTTCTTCTAGCCCTTGATTTTGCTGGGGTGAGCGGAGGGACTCGAACCCTCGACCTCTGGGGCCACAACCCAGTGCTCTAACCACCTGAGCCACGCCCACCATTGAAGATCTGGCGCGCCTGAAGGGATTCGAACCCCTGACCTACGGATTAGAAGTCCGTTGCTCTATCCAACTGAGCTACAGGCGCAGGCTATTACAGCAGCCATCTTTAACAAGATTTTGGCGCCTTGTAAAGACAAAATTCAGCGCTGGCGTCTGCTTCGGTCGCATATTAAAAAGTTATTGCAAGGTATTCACTTTACCGCTATGGTTACGATCACGCCTCATATCTACGCCAGGGTGAAAAAGCCATGTTTGATCTTCACCAGTTAGAAGTTTTCTGCCGCGTCCTGGAATTAAAGAGCTTTTCAAAGGCTGCGGAATCAGTATATCTTACCCAGCCGACGGTGAGCGGGCATATTCAGGCCCTGGAGCAGTTTTTGGATACGCGTCTCTTTGATCGTCTGGGTAAGGAGGTTGTGCCTACCAGGGCCGGAGAATTGCTTTATAAATATGCCAGGCAGATGTTGAGCCTGCGGTCCGAGGCCCGGCGAGAGTTAGAGCTTTTTCTGGGCAGGGTCAAGGGAGAGATGACCATCGGCGCCAGTACCATCCCGGGGGCATATATCCTTCCTGAGCTGATAGGTTCTTTTAAAAAAGAGCATAGCGACATCTATATCACCCTGACTATAGCTGATACTACGGGCGTTATAGAAAGCCTTCTGGCGGGAAAGATCGAGATAGGGGTGGTGGGGGCTAAAATAGAGGATAAAAGGCTCCAGTACCGGGAGTGGGTAAGGGACGAGATGGTGATTGTAGTCCCCTCCGGCTATAAGTGGGCAGGACGACGTTATGTCGAGGCAGATGAACTCAAAAAAGAGGCCTTCATGCTGCGCGAGCCAGGCTCCGGCACGCGTATGACCAGCCTCAAGGCCCTTGAGAAACTGGGCATGGATGCAAAAGAACTTAACATCATTGCCGAGATGGGCAGCACCGAGGCCGTGCGCCAAGCCGTGAAGGCGGGAATAGGCATTAGTATTTTATCCCGGCGGGCGGTCAAAGACGATATTGCCGCGGGTTCCTTGCACGGACTGAGGGTAAAGGGGTTAGACTTATGGCGTGAGTTTTATGTCGTAGTTCTTAAAGGGCGTACGCTTTCTCCGATTACCGATTCCTTTCTTGATTTTTTGTTTTTGCGTGCAACCGGTTTTACCGGGGAGGAAATCCCGGCATAATGACTCGCCCCTTATCTCTTTAAGAGCGGCGCCATATCCTTTTCGAGGACATCCATTTTAAGCTCGCCTATGTATCTTTTTATTATATTCCCTTTTGAATCAACAAGAAAACTCACGGGGATGTAGTAGATACCCCCGTAATCCTTACATACCGCATTATTGCCTATCAGAACAGGGTAGGTAATGCCGGCTCTTTTGATAAATTCGGCCAGGATTTTCTTGCCGGCAGATGTGGTAACATCGTCAAGCGAGATACTGATAATTTCAAATCCCTTGCTCTTATATTTCTTGTACACAGCAATGAAAGCGGGTATCTCGGCCCGACAGGCAGGACACCCCGTGGCCCAGAAGTTAACCAGGACAACCTTGCCTTTAAAATGGCTGAGGCTTACCATGCGGCCATCCATGTCTTTCAGGGAAAAATCGGCGGCCCTGACGTTTTTTGCCTCTGAATCAGGAGATGTATAAAGTTGTACGGAAACTAACAAGATGAATACTAAAGCAATAAACCACCTTACTGAATGTCCAAAGTAACGACTTAAGTTATCTGCCATGTTTTACTCCCTGAACTGTTCGATTCTTTCTGCCAGGTTGACGAGTTCGTCCGCTGCCGCATATAACAATTTTTTGCCTTTTTCCGTATTGGCCCTGGCCGGGTTGCCCCAGACACCATTCGGCCAGAATTTTCTCTTATTTCTTACCAGGATGAGATTGGGGAATGCCGGATATTCTTCCGGACTTGTGCCCTTGACCCATTCCGGGCGCAGGTAGAGCATGACTGACGTTTCTACCTCTCCGGCATGCGAATCACCGGCTGTTTCTACAAGACCCCGGGCGGCCCTTCCAACAAGATCGAGTATGCTTAAAACCGCTATGTTGGCCTCAGGCAGGGCAGAGAGCAATTCCTCTCCGGCATCGGTAATAGCGGCCAGGTGTGTCCCGCCCGCGTGTCCGGAGATGAGGATGAAATTCCTCAACCCCTGGGAATAGAGGGACGTAACGATGTCTATAGTCAGCCTGCGCAGGGTTCCTGCTTTTATGGTGATTGTGCCGGGATGTCCGCTTGTACTGCGGCACAGGCCATAATGGATGGGCGGAGCCACAAAGAGGGGCCTTTTCGAAGATGCGGCCCTGGCTGTTTCGTAGATATGTACGGTGTCTGTAGAGAGGGGCAGGTGGAAACCATGCTCTTCTACCGAGCCATAAGGGATGACGACCGTACGGGTCTTTTTCAGCCCTTCGACAAATTCAAGCATGGTAAGTTCTTCGAGGAGCATAGTGGAATCTTTGTACGACCTGGAATGACGCCTTTTTTGAAATCTAATTGACTTTCAGGGGCATGTCAATAATAATTGCCGGATGATTGACTTACACATACATACCATAGCCAGTTCCGACGGACAGCACGCCCCGGAGGAGATATTTGCCCTGGCCGGGAGGCATGGCCTTAAGGCTATTGCCTTTGCCGACCATAACAGCGTGGGCAGTGTGCCGGAAGGGGTTCGCCTGGGAAAAGAGACCGGCATAGAGTTCGTGCCGGCCATAGAGATCAACACCTTCTATTCAGACCTTGACCTGCACCTCCTGGCCTATTTTATCGATTATGAAGGCACATCTGTTCAGGACTGGCTGGCTGCCATACGGGTAGAAAAGGAAAAGCAGGCGCTGGGGAGGATCGCCAGGCTGCAGGAATCGGGTTTTGTCCTCACGGAAGAAGATGTACGCAGGCATTCGGGCGGTAAGATTCCAACCGGATATTCTTATCTCAAGGCCATCTTGGACCGAAAAGAAAATAAGGAAGACCCAAGGCTCAGGACATATACTGAAGGAAATGGCGCCAGGTCGCCTTATTATCGATTCTATCATGATTGGCTGAAGGGCGGGAGACCGGCCTACGTGCCCATTGAGGCCCTGGCTACACCCGGCGTCATAAGGCAGGTACTGAAGTGGAAGGCTGTTCCTGTTTTGGCTCATCCCATAGACACGCCGGATGCAGTCATTATGGGCCTTATAGGGGCCGGTTTGATGGGTCTGGAGGTCTATAACAGCTACCACAGCGCGGAACGGGTTAAACATCTCGAGGTCATAGCCGGGAAACACAACCTCCTTATGACCAGCGGCTCTGATTTCCACGGCCAAAAGATGAAGCCGGATATCGAAATGGGGAGATTGCAGGGAAACAAGATGTCCCTCCTTGACGCCCTCAAAGCGGCTAAGGCCCGTCTTGATGCGGCTTCCTGATGTATATTTCCCGGGAGTAGTTCAAGCCGATTGCTTTTTACATGAAATGTATTATTATTTAATCAAAAGGAAGTGTATTCTTGAGTGTAAAGGTAGTCTGCCAGAATAAGAAGGCAGCGCATGAGTATTTTATCACTGAAAGATATGAAGCAGGTTTGGTACTTACGGGAAGTGAGGTCAAGTCTCTGCGGCAAGGAAAGGCAACCCTGGCCGATGGTTATGCGCAGGTGGTCGGGGGTGAGGTCTTGCTGTATAATGTGCATATAAGTCCGTATTCTCATACGCACCATGAGGAGCAGGACCCGACCCGCACACGCAAGGTTTTGTTCCACCGGCAGGAGATAAGAAGGCTGATCGGTAAGATACAGGAGAAGGGATTAACGCTCATACCGACCAAGATATATTTTAAAAATGGCTGGGTGAAGGTAGAGCTGGCCCTGGCCAAGGGTAAAAAGTTATACGATAAAAGAGAGAGTATAAAGAGGAGGGAAGAAGAAAGGGAGATAGCCAAGCGCTATCGAGGTCGAAACTGACATATCCATGGGGGCGAAACGGCTTCGACGGGGATATGGAAGTTTAAGCTGCATACCGAGGTCCTGTTGGCTCGTTAAACAAACAGGAAAAAACAAAAGCAGACAACTGCGAATACGCACTGGCCGCTTAATAGGCCAGCGTCCTTCTGATTCGATCCTGCGGAACTAGAAAGGACGACGGATAGCGGGATAGCATCCCCTCAATCGCCTGCTGAGAGGGGAAGCGAAACTTTATGCGGGCTAATCTCCTGGTTGCCTTGCCCGGGGTGGAACCAGGGGGTGAAATTGAACCCCAGGCTATGTATGTAGATGCTTAAATGGAGTATCTTCGGACGCGGGTTCGACTCCCGCCGCCTCCACCATTTTGATTTAGACAACCCGTTTCTCCGGAGTGGTTCTCCGGGTGAACGGGTTTTCTATTTTCTTCCTGTTTTCAGTCGGAACTTAGTCAAAACAACTATGAAAGCTCTGTACGAACGAGAGTCGAGGACGCCGGGGGCGTCTATACGAGCTTTGCGCGGCATGTTTAATGCCTATATCATAAATAAACAAGAAAAGCATATTTACACGACCGTTGTTCCCTGACCGTCCCCCCTTGTTCCCGTCCCCTCTCCCATTCCCCGCTGCTTGCTACCAGGTTCGACACTGGCGGGCTGCGGGGAGTTTCAATCGTTAGGCGCTTTTTTGATTTTTATAGTGTGAAGCATACCAATCTATAACTTGTCTGATCATCTTTTGATACGAGGTGTGCTGTTTCTTTGCTTCTTTTTTAAAAAAATCAATGCTCGATTTTTTCAAGGCAATCGTTACCTTCACGTTTTCCTCTTTCAAGACCAACTGGTCCGGCGGCAGAAGAAAATCCTTAACA
It includes:
- a CDS encoding tetratricopeptide repeat protein — protein: MIELRKGYLQQLFFILSFLLFIASLADAKIPDAVLEQKNSVVTIYTYKDGQADVIGSGFIVGSNGVIATNYHVLTGSTKSPEAASFVKMENGAVLRIEDLIIFDAKNDIAILKVESKELPAVRLAINYKPEIGEDIIVIGSPFGYETTISNGIISGVRRQSGLIQITAPVSPGSSGSPVFNTKGEVIGIASFLVEGGQNLNFAIPVKYVANLLPGQNEENSSVKLSAEAPAPEAAPAPEAAPAPEAAPAPEPMTEPMTPELCYDWYQEALHKINSKDYAGALPLLEDLSVHLPLVPEEPVGCPQLVQYITELCNKIIRNKPDLAQPHYILGQALSASGDNAGAIKAYQKAIGLNPDARYHVRLGRAYLVAGNPQKARQAFLATAKNPRRQTSVMIYFAYLNTGHQKDAAKTLQEIVDKLKANPMASPDILAETYYCLGRSCEKSGQHDKAIKALSQAVKIEPDNGEYIEYLAARYYKIGNYKQAIQCYEKLLFLISNGSVSPDWSQYRGSRQIHVYSRLAYSYCQTGEYAKAVNAYKMVIELDPEDTYALHMLGLSYFNLSQYPEAISVLNLYIEAAPDDPYAHYFLGRAYYENKNYDSAQSAYLKAIHLKSDLSSAILSSLYFNLGLVYSKLGRLEDEEGAYKEALEIDKDEAAALLNLGCCYGRRGQGVLAADYYYRAGIIYLQKGDRENAVGALHNLSTTGSPLYEKLYSKIYPDVPLKKEKEEK
- a CDS encoding selenium metabolism-associated LysR family transcriptional regulator, whose translation is MFDLHQLEVFCRVLELKSFSKAAESVYLTQPTVSGHIQALEQFLDTRLFDRLGKEVVPTRAGELLYKYARQMLSLRSEARRELELFLGRVKGEMTIGASTIPGAYILPELIGSFKKEHSDIYITLTIADTTGVIESLLAGKIEIGVVGAKIEDKRLQYREWVRDEMVIVVPSGYKWAGRRYVEADELKKEAFMLREPGSGTRMTSLKALEKLGMDAKELNIIAEMGSTEAVRQAVKAGIGISILSRRAVKDDIAAGSLHGLRVKGLDLWREFYVVVLKGRTLSPITDSFLDFLFLRATGFTGEEIPA
- a CDS encoding TlpA disulfide reductase family protein — encoded protein: MADNLSRYFGHSVRWFIALVFILLVSVQLYTSPDSEAKNVRAADFSLKDMDGRMVSLSHFKGKVVLVNFWATGCPACRAEIPAFIAVYKKYKSKGFEIISISLDDVTTSAGKKILAEFIKRAGITYPVLIGNNAVCKDYGGIYYIPVSFLVDSKGNIIKRYIGELKMDVLEKDMAPLLKR
- a CDS encoding creatininase family protein, which translates into the protein MLLEELTMLEFVEGLKKTRTVVIPYGSVEEHGFHLPLSTDTVHIYETARAASSKRPLFVAPPIHYGLCRSTSGHPGTITIKAGTLRRLTIDIVTSLYSQGLRNFILISGHAGGTHLAAITDAGEELLSALPEANIAVLSILDLVGRAARGLVETAGDSHAGEVETSVMLYLRPEWVKGTSPEEYPAFPNLILVRNKRKFWPNGVWGNPARANTEKGKKLLYAAADELVNLAERIEQFRE
- a CDS encoding PHP domain-containing protein, giving the protein MIDLHIHTIASSDGQHAPEEIFALAGRHGLKAIAFADHNSVGSVPEGVRLGKETGIEFVPAIEINTFYSDLDLHLLAYFIDYEGTSVQDWLAAIRVEKEKQALGRIARLQESGFVLTEEDVRRHSGGKIPTGYSYLKAILDRKENKEDPRLRTYTEGNGARSPYYRFYHDWLKGGRPAYVPIEALATPGVIRQVLKWKAVPVLAHPIDTPDAVIMGLIGAGLMGLEVYNSYHSAERVKHLEVIAGKHNLLMTSGSDFHGQKMKPDIEMGRLQGNKMSLLDALKAAKARLDAAS
- the smpB gene encoding SsrA-binding protein SmpB; amino-acid sequence: MSVKVVCQNKKAAHEYFITERYEAGLVLTGSEVKSLRQGKATLADGYAQVVGGEVLLYNVHISPYSHTHHEEQDPTRTRKVLFHRQEIRRLIGKIQEKGLTLIPTKIYFKNGWVKVELALAKGKKLYDKRESIKRREEEREIAKRYRGRN